From the genome of Gorilla gorilla gorilla isolate KB3781 chromosome 4, NHGRI_mGorGor1-v2.1_pri, whole genome shotgun sequence, one region includes:
- the HBEGF gene encoding proheparin-binding EGF-like growth factor: protein MKLLPSVVLKLFLAAVLSALVTGESLERLRRGLAAGTSNPDPPTVSTDQLLPLGVGRDRKVRDLQEADLDLLRVTLSSKPQALATPSKEEHGKRKKKGKGLGKKRDPCLRKYKDFCIHGECKYVKELRAPSCICHPGYHGERCHGLSLPVENRLYTYDHTTILAVVAVVLSSVCLLVIVGLLMFRYHRRGGYDVENEEKVKLGMTNSH, encoded by the exons ATGAAGCTGCTGCCGTCGGTGGTGCTGAAGCTCTTTCTGGCTGCAG TTCTCTCGGCACTGGTGACTGGCGAGAGCCTGGAGCGGCTTCGGAGAGGGCTAGCTGCTGGAACCAGCAACCCGGACCCTCCCACTGTATCCACGGACCAGCTGCTACCCCTAGGAGTCGGCCGGGACCGGAAAGTCCGTGACTTGCAAGAGGCAGATCTGGACCTTTTGAGAG TCACTTTATCCTCCAAGCCACAAGCACTGGCCACACCAAGCAAGGAGGAGCacgggaaaagaaagaagaaaggcaaggGGCTAGGGAAGAAGAGGGACCCATGTCTTCGGAAATACAAGGACTTCTGCATCCATGGAGAATGCAAATATGTGAAGGAGCTCCGGGCTCCCTCCTGCAT CTGCCACCCGGGTTACCATGGAGAGAGGTGTCATGGGCTGAGCCTCCCAGTGGAAAATCGCTTATATACCTATGACCACACAACCATCCTGGCCGTGGTGGCTGTGGTGCTGTCATCTGTCTGTCTGCTGGTCATCGTGGGGCTTCTCATGTTTAG GTACCATAGGAGAGGAGGTTATGATgtggaaaatgaagagaaagtgAAGTTGGGCATGACTAATTCCCACTGA